A window of Macrococcus sp. 19Msa1099 genomic DNA:
GCTCATCTCATTGATGAAAGACCAGGTGGATGCACTCAATGCGAGTGGTATTAAAGCTAGCTATATCAATTCTTCATTAACGAAACAGGAAATGCGTGCAGTTGAAACGCAATTAATTTCAGGTGAGTGTCAATTTCTGTATGTTGCGCCTGAACGATTTGATAATCATTCTTTTCAGCAGCTGTTATACGCCCTTGATATTCGACTTGTCGCTTTCGATGAGGCACATTGCATATCAAAATGGGGACATGACTTTAGACCCAGCTACCGTGACGTCGTACAAAAGGTGATGACGTTACCTCACCATTTTACGCTTATGGCATTAACAGCTACGGCTACCGTAGATGTTAAGGAGGATATATGCAGCTTACTGCATATTCAACTGGAGCATGTTGTTGAAACAAGTACAAAAAGAGAAAACTTGAAGTTCATCGTAGACCCGACGTATCAGAAACAAAAGATGGTGATTGACTATATAAAGAGTCATAGTGATGCATCAGGAATTATCTACGCTAGCACAAGAAAGCAAGTAGAGTTGTTAAGTGAAGTGTTTGAAGTGAATCAGATTCGTCATACATTCTATCATGCCGGACTTAAGAAGGAAGAAAAAGAACGTAATCAAAGTGCTTTCGTTCGAGATGATATTCCGGTAATGATTGCAACGAATGCATTTGGAATGGGGATTGATAAATCCAATGTCAGATATGTCATTCATTATAATATGCCGCAGGACTTAGAGAGCTATTATCAGGAGGCAGGGCGAGCAGGCCGTGATGGTTTGAAGAGTGAGTGTATTTTAATGTATTCAGAAGCGGATATTAAGTTGCAGCATTTCTTTATTGAGACAGCGCCTGAACCAGTGCAGGAATTAAAGAAAGACAAACTGAGTAAAATGATTCAATATACGAAGACGAAGCGCTGTCTGCAGTCAACCATCATTAATTACTTTAATCCAAATGAACCACTGAAAAATTGTGGTCAGTGCTCTAACTGTCTGAGCCAGGATGAGAATTATAATATGACGACAGAAGCGAAACAAATATTAAGTTGTCTCATCCGCATAAAGATTCCTGTAACTAAACACCTGCTTTCTAAAGTGCTGCACGGAGAAAATGATGATCAGATTCACAACGAATCACTGCACAAGCTCTCTACTTTTGGGTTATTAAAGGACTATGAGGCGAGCGCTGTGCAATCATTTATCGATACGTTAATCTTTAATGGCTATATAAGAATCCATGATCACTATCTATATTGTGATGAAGCAGCAAAAGCCATCTTATTTAATGATGAACAGGTGATGACATATTATAAACCGAATCAATACAATGAGAAAGTAAAAAT
This region includes:
- the recQ gene encoding DNA helicase RecQ, whose amino-acid sequence is MKHILQEYFGYSSFRPGQQQLIDYAINNIPTLGILPTGGGKSICYQVPGIYKGGLTLVISPLISLMKDQVDALNASGIKASYINSSLTKQEMRAVETQLISGECQFLYVAPERFDNHSFQQLLYALDIRLVAFDEAHCISKWGHDFRPSYRDVVQKVMTLPHHFTLMALTATATVDVKEDICSLLHIQLEHVVETSTKRENLKFIVDPTYQKQKMVIDYIKSHSDASGIIYASTRKQVELLSEVFEVNQIRHTFYHAGLKKEEKERNQSAFVRDDIPVMIATNAFGMGIDKSNVRYVIHYNMPQDLESYYQEAGRAGRDGLKSECILMYSEADIKLQHFFIETAPEPVQELKKDKLSKMIQYTKTKRCLQSTIINYFNPNEPLKNCGQCSNCLSQDENYNMTTEAKQILSCLIRIKIPVTKHLLSKVLHGENDDQIHNESLHKLSTFGLLKDYEASAVQSFIDTLIFNGYIRIHDHYLYCDEAAKAILFNDEQVMTYYKPNQYNEKVKITTIGAIDDTLLRALKTARKELSERLDIPPFTIFSDHTLELFADKKPVSKEDMILIEGVGSYKLKHYCPKFIEVIQDYVS